One Cedecea neteri DNA segment encodes these proteins:
- the rihC gene encoding ribonucleoside hydrolase RihC yields the protein MARTPIILDTDPGIDDAVALAAALFAPQLDLKLITTVAGNVSVDKTTRNALQLLEFWQKETPVAKGASVPLLRPLRDAAYVHGESGMEGYVFTETSRRELPIPAFQAMHDCLKSSDEPVTLVTIGPLTNVAMLLTQYPECKTRIKRVVMMGGSAGRGNFTPTAEFNMAIDPEAAARVFDSGLDIVMCGLDVTNRAMLTPEFLAQLPALNRTGKMLHALFTHYRSGSMETGLRMHDLTAIAWLVKPELFQTFPCFVAVETHGTYTSGTTVVDLEHRLERPANAQVALDIDVPGFQAWVSDVLALAP from the coding sequence ATGGCCAGAACCCCGATTATTCTTGATACCGATCCCGGTATCGACGATGCGGTTGCCCTTGCCGCGGCCTTATTTGCCCCCCAACTGGATTTGAAACTCATCACTACCGTGGCTGGAAATGTCTCGGTGGACAAAACTACGCGTAATGCCCTTCAACTGCTGGAGTTTTGGCAGAAAGAGACACCCGTGGCGAAAGGGGCTTCTGTCCCGCTGCTGCGTCCGCTGCGGGATGCCGCTTATGTGCACGGCGAGTCGGGGATGGAAGGGTATGTCTTCACCGAAACATCTCGTCGTGAACTGCCAATTCCCGCATTCCAGGCCATGCACGATTGTCTGAAAAGCAGCGACGAGCCGGTGACTCTGGTTACCATTGGTCCACTGACGAACGTCGCCATGCTGCTGACGCAGTACCCTGAATGTAAGACGCGTATTAAACGCGTGGTCATGATGGGCGGCTCTGCAGGGCGGGGCAACTTTACGCCGACGGCTGAATTTAATATGGCCATTGACCCTGAGGCGGCAGCCCGCGTCTTTGACAGCGGGCTGGATATCGTCATGTGCGGGCTGGATGTGACAAATCGTGCAATGCTTACGCCTGAATTTCTGGCTCAGTTGCCAGCATTGAATCGCACCGGGAAGATGCTGCACGCACTATTCACTCATTACCGCAGCGGAAGCATGGAAACCGGGCTGAGAATGCATGATTTGACCGCCATTGCGTGGCTGGTTAAGCCCGAACTGTTCCAGACATTCCCTTGCTTTGTCGCGGTAGAAACGCACGGCACCTATACCAGCGGAACCACAGTGGTGGATCTCGAACATCGTCTTGAACGTCCGGCAAACGCTCAGGTTGCGTTGGATATCGATGTTCCCGGTTTTCAGGCGTGGGTTTCTGACGTTCTGGCGCTGGCACCGTGA
- the rpsT gene encoding 30S ribosomal protein S20: protein MANIKSAKKRAVQSEKARKHNASRRSMMRTFIKKVYAAIETGDKAAAQKAFNEMQPIVDRQAAKGLIHKNKAARHKANLTAQINKLA, encoded by the coding sequence TTGGCTAATATCAAATCAGCTAAGAAACGTGCCGTACAGTCTGAAAAGGCTCGTAAGCACAACGCAAGCCGTCGCTCTATGATGCGTACTTTCATCAAGAAAGTATACGCAGCGATTGAAACTGGCGATAAAGCTGCTGCACAGAAAGCATTTAACGAAATGCAACCAATCGTGGACCGTCAGGCTGCTAAAGGTCTGATCCACAAAAACAAAGCTGCGCGTCATAAAGCAAACCTGACTGCGCAAATCAACAAACTGGCTTAA
- the lspA gene encoding signal peptidase II, with amino-acid sequence MMKPIFSTGLRWLWLVVVVLIVDLGSKYLILQHFMLGDTVSLFPSLNLHYARNYGAAFSFLADKGGWQRWFFAGIAIGICVALVWMMYRAKASQKLNNIAYALIIGGALGNLFDRLWHGFVVDMIDFYVGDWHFATFNLADTAICIGAALIVLEGFFVSSDKPAKQKG; translated from the coding sequence TTGATGAAACCCATTTTCTCTACCGGATTGCGCTGGCTGTGGCTGGTGGTGGTAGTGCTGATTGTGGACCTGGGCAGTAAATATCTGATCCTCCAGCATTTCATGCTGGGGGATACGGTTTCGCTGTTCCCGTCCCTGAATTTGCACTATGCCCGTAACTACGGCGCGGCGTTTAGCTTCCTGGCCGATAAAGGCGGCTGGCAACGCTGGTTCTTCGCGGGTATCGCGATAGGTATCTGCGTGGCGTTGGTGTGGATGATGTATCGCGCTAAAGCTAGCCAGAAACTGAATAACATCGCCTATGCGTTAATCATTGGTGGTGCGCTCGGCAATCTGTTCGATCGCTTGTGGCACGGCTTTGTCGTCGACATGATCGATTTCTACGTTGGCGATTGGCACTTTGCCACCTTCAATCTGGCCGATACCGCAATCTGTATCGGCGCGGCGCTGATTGTGCTGGAGGGCTTCTTTGTCTCCTCTGACAAGCCCGCAAAGCAAAAAGGGTAA
- the nhaA gene encoding Na+/H+ antiporter NhaA encodes MTKNLQRFFQNDAAGGIFLIVAAALAMLLANMNATSAGYEAFLATPVEVRIGPLDISKNLLLWVNDALMAIFFLMIGLEVKREMVIGSLADRRQASFPVIAALGGMVVPALLYLVFNYADPVTREGWAIPAATDIAFALGILALLGNRVPLALKVFLMALAIIDDLGAIVIIALFYTHDLSMMSLGVAAAAIVVLALLNLFNVRRTGVYILVGVILWTAVLKSGVHATLAGVIIGFFIPLKEEKGRSPAQDLEHVLHPWVAFLILPLFAFANAGVSLSGVTVQGLTSLLPLGIMAGLFIGKPLGISLFCWLALKFKLASLPEGTSFRDIMAVGVLCGIGFTMSIFIASLAFGDVDAELITWAKLGILLGSLLSAVVGFMMLKARLPKATS; translated from the coding sequence ATGACTAAAAATCTGCAACGTTTTTTTCAGAATGATGCCGCCGGCGGTATTTTTTTGATTGTTGCCGCCGCGCTGGCAATGCTGCTGGCGAATATGAATGCGACCAGCGCCGGCTACGAGGCGTTCCTTGCCACGCCTGTTGAAGTGAGAATTGGGCCGCTGGATATCAGTAAAAATCTGCTGCTGTGGGTGAATGATGCCCTGATGGCGATTTTCTTCCTGATGATTGGCCTTGAGGTGAAGCGGGAAATGGTTATTGGCTCACTGGCCGATCGCCGTCAGGCTTCATTCCCGGTCATTGCTGCCCTTGGCGGGATGGTCGTGCCGGCTCTGCTTTATCTGGTTTTCAACTATGCTGATCCTGTAACGCGTGAAGGGTGGGCGATACCTGCGGCAACGGATATCGCGTTTGCTTTGGGGATCCTGGCGCTTCTGGGCAACCGTGTTCCTCTGGCGTTGAAAGTCTTCCTGATGGCGTTGGCGATCATTGACGACCTTGGGGCGATTGTAATTATTGCGCTGTTTTATACCCACGATCTCTCGATGATGTCGCTGGGCGTTGCGGCGGCAGCTATTGTCGTACTGGCATTGCTGAACCTGTTCAACGTGCGCCGTACCGGAGTTTACATTCTGGTGGGCGTCATATTGTGGACGGCAGTACTGAAGTCGGGCGTGCATGCCACGCTTGCGGGCGTGATTATTGGGTTCTTTATTCCGCTGAAAGAAGAGAAAGGACGCTCGCCAGCTCAGGATCTGGAGCATGTGCTGCATCCATGGGTGGCTTTCTTGATTCTGCCGCTGTTTGCTTTTGCCAATGCCGGCGTTTCTCTCAGCGGAGTGACGGTGCAGGGGCTAACGTCGCTTCTGCCGCTGGGGATTATGGCCGGTTTGTTTATCGGTAAGCCGCTGGGCATTAGCCTGTTCTGCTGGCTGGCGCTCAAGTTTAAACTTGCCTCGCTGCCAGAGGGAACCAGTTTCAGGGATATCATGGCGGTAGGCGTGCTGTGTGGCATAGGGTTTACGATGTCTATCTTTATCGCTTCGCTGGCCTTTGGCGACGTTGACGCGGAGCTGATTACCTGGGCGAAGCTGGGGATACTCCTGGGATCGTTGCTCTCTGCTGTCGTCGGTTTCATGATGCTAAAAGCACGATTGCCTAAGGCGACTTCATGA
- the ileS gene encoding isoleucine--tRNA ligase — MSDFKSTLNLPETGFPMRGDLAKREPGMLARWNDDDLYGIIRNAKKGKKTFILHDGPPYANGSIHIGHSVNKILKDIIIKSKGLSGFDSPYVPGWDCHGLPIELKVEQEFGKPGEKFTAAEFRAKCREYAANQVNGQREDFIRLGVLGDWSRPYLTMDFNTEANIIRALGKIIGNGHLHKGAKPVHWCVDCRSALAEAEVEYYDKTSPSIDVTFNAVDADAVKAKFGASAVNGPISLLIWTTTPWTLPANRAISLGAEFDYVLVQIEGQALIVAKDLLESVLKRAGVTDYQVLGTVKGAELELLRFKHPFMSFDVPAILGDHVTLDAGTGAVHTAGGHGPDDYTISQKYGLEIANPVGPDGSYLPGTYEGLDGVQVFKANDLIVNILRDKGALLHVEKLLHSYPHCWRHKTPIIFRATPQWFISMDQKGLRAQSLKEIKGVQWIPDWGQARIESMVANRPDWCISRQRTWGVPMSLFVHKDTEELHPRSLELMEEVAKRVEQDGIQAWWDLDPRDIMGDDADNYVKVPDTLDVWFDSGSTHSSVVDVRPEFHGHAADMYLEGSDQHRGWFMSSLMISTAMKGKAPYRQVLTHGFTVDGQGRKMSKSIGNTVSPQDVMNKLGADILRLWVASTDYTGEMAVSDEILKRSADAYRRIRNTARFLLANLNGFNPETDMVKPEEMVVLDRWAVGCAQEAQADIIASYENYDFHEVVQRLMRFCSVEMGSFYLDIIKDRQYTAKADSVARRSCQTALYHIAEALVRWMAPIMSFTADEIWGYLPGSREKYVFTGEWYEGLFGLAESEAMNGEFWDTLLTVRGEVNKVIEQARADKRIGGSLEAAVTLYADAELAAKLNSLSDELRFVLLTSGAAVADYAQASDDAQQSEILKGLKVALRKADGEKCPRCWHYTTDIGQVAEHAEICGRCVSNVAGDGEQRKFA, encoded by the coding sequence ATGAGTGACTTTAAATCTACCCTAAATTTGCCTGAAACAGGGTTCCCGATGCGCGGCGACTTAGCCAAGCGCGAACCGGGCATGCTGGCGCGTTGGAATGATGACGATCTGTACGGCATCATCCGTAATGCGAAAAAAGGCAAAAAAACCTTTATTTTGCATGATGGCCCTCCTTATGCGAACGGTAGCATTCACATTGGTCACTCAGTTAACAAGATTCTGAAAGATATTATTATCAAGTCCAAAGGGCTCTCTGGCTTCGACTCGCCGTATGTGCCGGGCTGGGACTGTCACGGCCTGCCTATCGAGCTTAAGGTTGAGCAGGAATTTGGCAAACCGGGTGAGAAATTCACCGCAGCAGAATTCCGTGCAAAATGCCGCGAATACGCCGCTAATCAGGTTAACGGCCAGCGCGAAGACTTCATCCGTCTGGGCGTGCTGGGCGACTGGTCTCGCCCTTACCTGACCATGGACTTCAATACTGAAGCCAACATCATTCGTGCACTGGGCAAAATCATCGGCAATGGTCACCTGCACAAAGGTGCTAAGCCGGTTCACTGGTGCGTTGACTGCCGTTCTGCGTTGGCAGAAGCCGAAGTTGAGTATTACGACAAAACGTCCCCGTCCATCGACGTGACGTTCAATGCTGTTGATGCCGATGCGGTGAAAGCTAAGTTTGGTGCTTCTGCCGTTAATGGCCCGATTTCTCTGCTTATCTGGACCACAACGCCGTGGACCCTGCCAGCTAACCGCGCTATCTCTCTGGGCGCTGAGTTCGATTACGTGCTGGTGCAGATTGAAGGCCAGGCGCTGATCGTAGCGAAAGACCTGCTGGAAAGCGTGCTGAAGCGCGCTGGCGTAACTGATTACCAGGTTCTCGGTACCGTGAAAGGCGCTGAGCTTGAGCTGCTGCGCTTTAAGCACCCGTTCATGAGCTTTGACGTGCCGGCTATTCTGGGCGATCACGTCACTCTGGACGCGGGTACCGGTGCGGTACACACCGCCGGTGGCCACGGCCCGGACGACTACACCATCAGCCAGAAATACGGCCTGGAAATCGCTAACCCGGTTGGCCCGGACGGTAGCTATCTGCCGGGGACCTATGAAGGTCTGGACGGCGTTCAGGTGTTCAAAGCGAACGACCTGATCGTTAACATTCTGCGTGATAAAGGTGCTCTGCTACACGTTGAAAAACTGCTGCACAGCTACCCACACTGCTGGCGCCACAAAACGCCGATCATCTTCCGTGCAACGCCACAGTGGTTTATCAGCATGGATCAGAAAGGCCTGCGCGCGCAGTCCCTGAAAGAGATCAAAGGCGTGCAATGGATCCCTGACTGGGGCCAGGCGCGTATCGAATCTATGGTGGCAAACCGCCCTGACTGGTGTATCTCGCGTCAGCGTACCTGGGGCGTGCCGATGTCCCTGTTCGTGCACAAGGATACCGAAGAACTGCATCCACGCTCGCTCGAGCTGATGGAAGAAGTCGCTAAGCGCGTTGAGCAGGACGGTATCCAGGCGTGGTGGGATCTCGATCCGCGCGACATCATGGGCGACGACGCAGACAACTACGTTAAAGTGCCGGATACCCTGGACGTTTGGTTCGATTCAGGATCGACTCACTCTTCCGTTGTCGACGTACGTCCAGAATTCCATGGCCACGCAGCGGATATGTACCTGGAAGGTTCGGATCAGCATCGCGGCTGGTTCATGTCCTCCCTGATGATTTCCACGGCGATGAAAGGCAAAGCGCCTTACCGTCAGGTACTGACCCACGGCTTTACCGTGGATGGTCAGGGCCGCAAGATGTCCAAATCTATCGGTAACACCGTTAGCCCGCAGGATGTGATGAACAAACTCGGCGCGGACATTCTGCGTCTGTGGGTGGCCTCTACCGATTACACCGGCGAAATGGCCGTTTCCGACGAGATCCTGAAACGCTCCGCTGACGCTTACCGCCGTATCCGTAATACAGCTCGCTTCCTGCTGGCCAACCTGAACGGCTTCAATCCAGAAACCGACATGGTGAAACCGGAAGAAATGGTGGTGCTGGATCGCTGGGCCGTTGGCTGTGCGCAAGAAGCTCAGGCGGATATCATCGCCTCTTACGAAAACTACGATTTCCACGAAGTGGTGCAGCGCCTGATGCGCTTCTGCTCCGTGGAAATGGGGTCGTTCTACCTAGACATCATCAAAGACCGCCAGTACACCGCGAAAGCGGACAGCGTGGCGCGTCGCAGCTGCCAGACCGCGCTGTACCACATTGCTGAAGCCCTGGTTCGCTGGATGGCACCGATCATGTCCTTCACCGCCGATGAAATCTGGGGCTACCTGCCAGGCTCGCGCGAGAAGTACGTGTTCACCGGTGAATGGTACGAAGGTCTGTTTGGCCTGGCGGAAAGCGAAGCAATGAACGGTGAGTTCTGGGACACGCTGCTGACCGTTCGTGGCGAAGTGAACAAGGTCATCGAGCAGGCTCGTGCTGATAAGCGCATCGGTGGTTCTCTGGAAGCGGCAGTGACGCTGTACGCTGACGCAGAGCTGGCGGCGAAGTTGAACAGCCTGAGCGACGAATTACGATTTGTCCTGTTGACCTCCGGGGCTGCGGTTGCCGATTATGCGCAGGCGAGCGATGACGCTCAGCAGAGCGAAATCCTCAAGGGGCTGAAAGTAGCTCTGCGTAAAGCCGACGGTGAGAAGTGCCCGCGCTGCTGGCATTACACCACCGATATCGGTCAGGTAGCGGAGCACGCAGAAATCTGCGGCCGCTGTGTCAGCAACGTAGCCGGTGACGGCGAACAACGTAAGTTTGCTTGA
- the nhaR gene encoding transcriptional activator NhaR, whose amino-acid sequence MSHINYNHLYYFWHVCKEGSVVGAAEALFLTPQTITGQIKALEERLQGKLFRRQGRGLVPSELGQLVFRYADRMFTLSQEMLDIVNYRKEANILFDVGVADALSKRLVSGVLDAAVVGDEQIHLRCFESTHEMLLEQLSQHKLDMIISDCPIDSTQQEGLFSVKLGECGISFWCKGPAPELPFPACLETRRLLIPGRRSMLGRKLLNWINIQGLKIEILGEFDDAALMKAFGAAHNAIFVAPTLYARDIYSDDDVVEIGRMDNVLEEYHAIFAERMIQHPAVQRICSKDYSALFKVD is encoded by the coding sequence ATGTCCCATATCAATTACAATCATCTTTATTATTTCTGGCACGTTTGCAAAGAGGGGTCGGTTGTCGGTGCCGCTGAGGCGTTGTTCCTGACCCCACAAACAATCACCGGGCAAATAAAAGCGCTTGAAGAACGCCTGCAAGGGAAGCTTTTCCGCCGTCAGGGAAGGGGGCTTGTCCCTTCGGAGCTGGGGCAACTGGTCTTCCGCTACGCCGACAGGATGTTTACCCTGAGCCAGGAAATGCTGGATATCGTTAACTATCGCAAAGAGGCTAACATCCTGTTTGATGTTGGCGTCGCGGATGCGCTGTCCAAACGTCTGGTTAGCGGCGTGCTGGATGCAGCAGTCGTTGGGGATGAGCAAATTCATCTGCGCTGTTTTGAATCCACCCATGAAATGCTGCTCGAACAGTTGAGCCAGCATAAACTGGACATGATCATTTCGGACTGCCCAATTGACTCGACTCAGCAAGAAGGGCTGTTTTCGGTGAAGCTTGGCGAGTGCGGGATCAGCTTCTGGTGTAAAGGTCCGGCGCCGGAGCTACCTTTCCCCGCCTGCCTTGAAACTCGACGCCTTCTTATTCCTGGGCGCCGTTCTATGCTGGGGCGCAAGCTTCTCAACTGGATTAACATCCAGGGGCTGAAGATTGAGATTCTGGGCGAGTTTGATGATGCCGCGCTGATGAAAGCGTTTGGTGCAGCGCACAATGCTATCTTTGTTGCTCCGACGTTGTATGCACGGGATATCTACAGTGATGACGACGTCGTTGAGATTGGCAGAATGGATAACGTGCTGGAGGAGTATCACGCCATCTTTGCTGAACGCATGATCCAGCATCCTGCGGTGCAGCGTATCTGCAGCAAAGATTACTCAGCGCTGTTTAAAGTTGACTGA
- the dnaJ gene encoding molecular chaperone DnaJ: protein MAKKDYYEVLGVPKSAEEREIKKAYKRLAMKFHPDRNQGDKEAEAKFKEIKEAYEILTDAQKRAAYDQYGHAAFEQGGMGGGGGFGGGGADFSDIFGDVFGDIFGGGRRQRASRGADLRYNMDLTLEEAVRGVTKEIRIPTLEECEVCHGSGAKKGSSPQTCPTCHGQGQVQMRQGFFTVQQSCPHCQGRGTIIKDPCNSCHGHGRVEKTKTLSVKIPAGVDTGDRIRLSGEGEAGEHGAPSGDLYVQVQVKQHPIFEREGNNLYCEVPINFAMAALGGEIEVPTLDGRVNLKVPGETQTGKLFRMRGKGVKSVRGGAQGDLLCRVVVETPVSLNEKQKKLLRDLEESFGGPTGANNSPRSKSFFDGVKKFFDDLTR from the coding sequence ATGGCGAAGAAAGACTATTACGAGGTTTTAGGCGTTCCGAAGTCAGCGGAAGAGCGTGAAATCAAAAAGGCTTATAAGCGCCTGGCGATGAAGTTCCATCCGGACCGTAACCAGGGCGATAAAGAGGCCGAGGCGAAGTTCAAAGAGATCAAAGAAGCCTACGAAATCCTTACCGACGCTCAAAAACGTGCGGCGTACGATCAGTACGGCCATGCTGCGTTTGAACAAGGCGGTATGGGCGGTGGTGGCGGCTTTGGCGGCGGCGGTGCGGACTTCAGCGATATCTTTGGCGACGTATTTGGCGACATTTTTGGCGGCGGACGCCGTCAGCGTGCGTCTCGTGGTGCAGACTTGCGCTACAACATGGACTTAACGCTTGAGGAAGCGGTTCGTGGCGTCACCAAAGAGATCCGTATCCCGACGCTCGAAGAGTGCGAAGTTTGCCACGGCAGCGGCGCGAAAAAAGGCTCTTCTCCGCAGACCTGTCCAACCTGCCACGGGCAGGGCCAGGTGCAAATGCGTCAGGGCTTCTTCACCGTGCAGCAAAGCTGTCCGCACTGTCAGGGCCGCGGTACCATCATTAAAGATCCGTGCAATAGCTGCCACGGCCACGGCCGAGTAGAGAAAACCAAAACGCTGTCGGTGAAAATCCCGGCGGGCGTGGATACCGGTGACCGTATTCGTCTGTCTGGCGAAGGCGAAGCGGGTGAACACGGTGCGCCATCAGGCGATCTGTACGTTCAGGTTCAGGTGAAACAGCACCCAATCTTCGAACGTGAAGGTAATAACCTGTACTGCGAAGTGCCGATCAACTTCGCAATGGCTGCGCTGGGTGGGGAAATTGAAGTCCCAACCCTGGACGGGCGGGTTAACCTCAAGGTTCCGGGCGAAACGCAAACCGGCAAGCTGTTCAGAATGCGCGGTAAAGGCGTGAAGTCCGTGCGAGGTGGTGCGCAGGGTGATCTGCTGTGCCGCGTTGTTGTAGAGACGCCGGTTAGTCTTAACGAAAAGCAGAAAAAGCTACTGCGTGACCTGGAAGAGAGCTTCGGCGGCCCTACCGGGGCGAACAACAGCCCGCGCTCGAAGAGCTTCTTCGACGGCGTGAAGAAATTCTTTGATGATTTAACTCGGTAA
- the ispH gene encoding 4-hydroxy-3-methylbut-2-enyl diphosphate reductase, protein MQILLANPRGFCAGVDRAISIVENALQIYGAPIYVRHEVVHNRYVVDSLRARGAIFIEQISEVPDGAILIFSAHGVSQAVRNEAKSRELTVFDATCPLVTKVHMEVARASRRGEESILIGHAGHPEVEGTMGQYSNPKGGMYLVESPDDVWTLEVKDESNLSFMTQTTLSVDDTSDVIDALRQRFPKIIGPRKDDICYATTNRQEAVRALATEADVVLVVGSKNSSNSNRLAELAQRMGKAAWLIDDASDIQESWLKDVNCVGVTAGASAPDVLVQNVITRLRELGGSEAQELTGREENIVFEVPRELRVDIREVD, encoded by the coding sequence ATGCAGATCCTGTTGGCTAATCCCAGAGGTTTTTGTGCTGGGGTCGACCGCGCTATCAGCATTGTCGAAAACGCGCTGCAAATTTACGGCGCGCCAATCTACGTTCGCCACGAAGTGGTGCATAACCGCTACGTGGTGGATAGCCTGCGAGCGCGCGGGGCGATTTTCATCGAGCAAATCAGCGAAGTGCCGGACGGCGCGATCCTGATTTTCTCGGCGCACGGCGTTTCTCAGGCGGTGCGTAACGAAGCCAAAAGCCGTGAGCTGACAGTGTTCGATGCCACCTGTCCGTTAGTGACTAAAGTGCATATGGAAGTGGCGCGTGCCAGCCGTCGTGGTGAAGAGTCCATTCTGATTGGCCATGCCGGCCATCCAGAAGTGGAAGGCACCATGGGCCAGTACAGCAACCCGAAAGGGGGCATGTACCTGGTTGAGTCACCGGACGATGTCTGGACGCTTGAGGTCAAAGACGAAAGCAATCTGTCGTTTATGACCCAAACTACGCTTTCCGTGGACGATACCTCGGATGTGATTGATGCCCTGCGTCAGCGCTTCCCGAAAATCATCGGCCCGCGCAAAGACGACATTTGTTACGCCACGACCAATCGTCAGGAAGCGGTTCGGGCGCTGGCCACGGAAGCTGATGTTGTGCTGGTGGTAGGCTCCAAAAACTCCTCGAACTCTAACCGTCTTGCCGAACTGGCGCAGCGGATGGGGAAAGCTGCCTGGCTTATTGATGATGCGTCTGATATTCAGGAGTCCTGGCTCAAAGACGTGAATTGCGTCGGCGTTACCGCCGGGGCTTCTGCACCGGACGTGTTGGTGCAGAATGTTATCACTCGCCTGCGTGAGCTGGGTGGGAGTGAAGCTCAGGAGCTGACCGGGCGCGAAGAGAACATCGTGTTTGAAGTACCTCGTGAACTGCGCGTGGACATCCGTGAAGTGGATTAG
- the ribF gene encoding bifunctional riboflavin kinase/FAD synthetase, which produces MKLIRGIHNLRREHHGCVLTIGNFDGVHRGHQALLKGLCEEGRARNLPVMVMIFEPQPLELFAPEKAPARLTRLREKLRYLAECGVDYVLCVRFDRRFAGLSAQNFVSDLLVDRLGVKFLAVGDDFRFGAGRQGDFLLLQKAGREYGFDITSTQTFCDDGVRISSTAVRQALADDDLQQAENLLGHPFMISGRVVHGDELGRTIGFPTANLPLRRHVSPVKGVYAVEVSGLGETPIAGVANIGTRPTVAGIRQQLEVHLLDVVMDLYGRHIEVVLRKKIRNEQRFASLDELKAQIARDVVSAREFFESNA; this is translated from the coding sequence ATGAAGCTGATACGCGGTATACATAATCTGCGCCGGGAGCACCACGGGTGTGTACTCACCATTGGTAATTTCGACGGCGTGCATCGTGGCCATCAGGCGCTGTTAAAGGGCCTGTGCGAAGAAGGGCGTGCGCGCAATCTTCCGGTAATGGTCATGATTTTTGAGCCTCAACCGCTCGAATTGTTTGCACCGGAAAAAGCGCCTGCCCGGCTGACTCGCCTGCGAGAGAAGCTGCGCTATTTGGCCGAGTGCGGCGTGGACTACGTCCTGTGCGTGCGCTTTGACCGTCGCTTTGCCGGACTGAGTGCACAAAACTTTGTCAGCGACCTTCTGGTTGACCGACTCGGGGTGAAATTCCTCGCGGTGGGGGATGATTTCCGCTTTGGCGCTGGCCGCCAGGGGGATTTCTTGTTATTACAGAAGGCTGGCCGCGAATACGGTTTTGATATCACCAGCACCCAAACGTTTTGCGACGATGGGGTGCGTATCAGCAGTACCGCAGTGCGCCAGGCGCTGGCCGATGATGACCTGCAGCAGGCCGAAAATCTGTTGGGGCATCCGTTTATGATCTCCGGCCGTGTCGTGCATGGGGATGAGCTGGGCCGTACTATTGGCTTCCCGACCGCAAACTTGCCGCTGCGTCGCCATGTTTCCCCGGTAAAAGGGGTTTATGCGGTGGAAGTCTCAGGCCTTGGTGAAACGCCAATTGCCGGCGTGGCAAACATCGGGACTCGCCCTACGGTGGCGGGAATACGCCAGCAGCTTGAAGTCCATTTACTGGACGTTGTAATGGACCTTTATGGTCGCCATATAGAAGTAGTGCTGCGTAAAAAGATACGTAATGAGCAGCGATTTGCTTCACTTGATGAGCTGAAGGCGCAAATCGCCAGAGATGTGGTGTCAGCCCGAGAATTTTTTGAGTCAAATGCCTGA
- the fkpB gene encoding FKBP-type peptidyl-prolyl cis-trans isomerase → MAESVQTNSAVLVHFTLKLEDGSTAESTRANGKPALFRLGDETLSPGMEDQLVGLKAGDKKAFSLAPESAFGIPSPDMIQYFSRREFVEAGEPEPGAIMLFTAMDGSEMPGVVREVNGDSITVDFNHPLAGQTIHFDIEVLEVNPVLEALNADPVG, encoded by the coding sequence ATGGCTGAGTCCGTACAAACCAACAGCGCGGTGCTGGTGCACTTTACGCTAAAGCTTGAAGATGGCTCCACCGCGGAGTCAACCCGTGCGAACGGTAAGCCTGCGCTGTTCCGCCTTGGGGATGAGACATTGTCCCCGGGTATGGAAGACCAGCTGGTTGGCCTGAAGGCTGGTGATAAAAAAGCTTTCTCGTTGGCGCCAGAATCGGCCTTTGGCATTCCAAGCCCGGACATGATTCAGTATTTTTCGCGTCGTGAGTTTGTTGAGGCGGGCGAGCCTGAGCCGGGTGCGATTATGCTGTTTACCGCAATGGATGGCAGCGAAATGCCGGGCGTGGTGCGTGAAGTTAACGGTGACTCTATCACCGTGGACTTTAACCATCCGCTGGCCGGGCAGACTATCCATTTTGATATTGAAGTGCTGGAAGTTAATCCGGTGCTGGAGGCGTTGAATGCAGATCCTGTTGGCTAA